The Pedobacter mucosus genome window below encodes:
- a CDS encoding glycoside hydrolase family 78 protein, which produces MKTISAAFLKLILIFICMVFTAENIHAMQPSALKCEYLVRPIGVDNAAPRLSWLMLDSRKGALQSAYRIIIGLDSLQLSSKQGIQWDSGKVLSANSLITYRGRALNPFTKYYWRLELWDKDNKPGIAVVSSFEMGMMGMENWKGTWISDNKDINTLPAPYFRKVFQPTKQIKSARAYIAAAGLYELYLNGKKVGDHRLDPMYTRFDRRNLYVSYDVTANLKQGNNAVGVLLGNGWYNHQSLAVWNFDKAPWRARPTFCLDLRITYTDGTTEVITSGNDWKTSLSPIVSNSIYTAEHYDARLEQKGWNTADFDDSKWRGISLRAAPSKNIVSQMMHPIRNVDEIAVKTMRKFNDSTYLFDLGRNIAGVTRLKVRGEKGTVIRLKHAERLDAGGHADLSNIDVYHRPKDKSDPFQTDIWTLNGEGEEEFMPLFNYKGFQYIEVSSSRPIKLTEKSLVGYFMHSDVPAVGKISSSNPLVDKLWWATNNSYLSNLYGFPTDCPQREKNGWTGDGHFAVETGLYNFDGITVYEKWMGDHRDEQQPNGVLPDIIPTGGWGYGTANGTDWTSTIAIIPWDIYMFYGDSKLLSDNYQSIKQYVNYVDGISKGHLTTFGRGDWVPVKSTSDLEYTSSVYFYVDANILAKAAKLFNRQNDYLIYSALAEKIKNAINAKYFDSAKGIYGKGVQTELSVALQWNIVPDAYRKTVADNLAKRVIADGMHIDVGVLGAKAVLNALSDNGHSDIAYKLASQDTYPGWGWWIVNGATTLHENWDMDAKRDISDNHMMFGEIGAWFFKGIGGIKIDEQQPGFKNILLKPHFVDGLSHFEASHESPFGLISSSWKRTAKGVDYEVLVPANSTATVDIPLISGKKIYLDGKEYNDNQIKIKAGKYHFEIR; this is translated from the coding sequence ATGAAGACAATCAGCGCCGCTTTTTTAAAATTAATTTTGATATTTATTTGTATGGTGTTTACAGCTGAAAACATACATGCCATGCAGCCATCAGCGCTAAAATGTGAATATTTAGTTAGGCCAATAGGAGTAGATAATGCAGCGCCACGTCTTTCCTGGTTAATGCTCGATAGTCGGAAGGGTGCTTTACAAAGTGCCTACAGAATTATTATTGGACTCGATTCTCTTCAGCTGTCCAGCAAACAAGGTATCCAATGGGATTCTGGGAAGGTTTTGTCGGCAAATAGTTTAATCACTTATAGAGGCAGGGCGTTAAATCCATTCACAAAATACTACTGGCGCCTTGAACTTTGGGATAAAGATAATAAACCTGGCATAGCCGTAGTATCTAGTTTTGAAATGGGAATGATGGGCATGGAGAATTGGAAAGGCACTTGGATAAGCGATAATAAAGATATCAATACTTTGCCTGCACCATACTTTAGAAAAGTTTTTCAGCCAACAAAGCAGATTAAGTCTGCACGTGCATACATTGCAGCTGCCGGCTTGTACGAACTATATTTAAATGGAAAAAAAGTGGGAGATCATCGCCTCGATCCAATGTATACACGATTTGATAGGCGAAATCTTTATGTAAGTTACGATGTTACAGCAAACTTAAAGCAGGGTAATAATGCAGTTGGCGTTTTACTGGGTAATGGTTGGTACAATCATCAATCGTTGGCAGTTTGGAATTTCGATAAAGCCCCATGGAGAGCACGACCAACGTTTTGCCTGGATTTAAGGATTACTTACACAGATGGTACGACTGAAGTAATCACTTCGGGTAATGATTGGAAAACAAGTTTAAGTCCGATTGTTTCGAATAGTATATACACTGCTGAACATTATGATGCAAGACTGGAACAAAAAGGCTGGAACACAGCAGATTTTGATGATTCAAAGTGGAGAGGAATTAGTTTAAGGGCCGCTCCATCAAAAAATATTGTTTCGCAAATGATGCATCCGATAAGGAATGTAGATGAAATTGCAGTTAAAACCATGCGTAAGTTTAATGACAGCACTTATTTGTTCGATCTTGGTAGAAATATTGCAGGTGTAACCAGATTAAAAGTTAGAGGAGAAAAGGGTACTGTTATCAGACTTAAACATGCAGAGCGTTTAGACGCAGGCGGCCATGCAGATTTATCAAATATTGATGTTTACCACCGTCCTAAAGACAAATCAGATCCTTTTCAAACCGATATCTGGACCTTGAATGGTGAAGGGGAAGAAGAATTCATGCCTTTATTTAATTACAAAGGCTTTCAGTATATCGAAGTAAGCAGCAGCAGGCCAATTAAACTCACCGAAAAAAGTTTGGTAGGATATTTTATGCATAGCGATGTACCGGCCGTTGGCAAAATTTCATCATCTAATCCTTTGGTTGATAAGTTGTGGTGGGCGACGAATAATTCCTATTTATCTAATCTTTACGGTTTCCCAACAGATTGCCCACAACGGGAAAAAAATGGGTGGACGGGTGATGGACACTTCGCCGTAGAAACGGGTTTATACAATTTTGACGGCATCACCGTTTACGAAAAATGGATGGGTGATCACCGCGATGAGCAGCAACCGAACGGCGTTTTGCCGGATATTATTCCGACCGGTGGTTGGGGTTATGGAACAGCAAACGGAACGGACTGGACCTCTACGATTGCCATTATCCCATGGGATATTTACATGTTTTATGGTGATAGTAAACTACTTTCTGATAATTACCAAAGTATTAAACAATATGTTAATTATGTAGATGGAATCAGTAAAGGGCATTTAACTACCTTTGGTCGCGGAGATTGGGTACCGGTAAAATCTACATCTGATTTAGAATACACTTCTTCAGTTTACTTTTATGTGGATGCAAATATTCTTGCCAAAGCAGCTAAACTTTTTAACCGTCAGAATGATTATTTGATCTATAGTGCACTGGCGGAAAAAATTAAGAATGCAATTAATGCCAAGTATTTCGACTCGGCAAAAGGCATATATGGCAAGGGCGTTCAAACCGAATTAAGTGTTGCTTTACAATGGAATATTGTTCCTGATGCTTACCGAAAAACGGTTGCAGATAATTTGGCAAAAAGAGTTATTGCAGATGGAATGCATATTGATGTAGGTGTATTGGGCGCAAAAGCAGTTTTAAACGCTTTGAGTGATAATGGTCATAGCGATATTGCTTATAAGCTGGCTTCGCAGGATACTTACCCAGGCTGGGGCTGGTGGATTGTTAATGGAGCAACAACTTTGCACGAAAACTGGGATATGGATGCAAAGCGGGATATTTCTGATAACCATATGATGTTTGGAGAAATCGGCGCTTGGTTTTTTAAAGGCATTGGTGGAATCAAAATTGATGAACAGCAGCCTGGCTTTAAAAATATCTTATTAAAACCCCATTTTGTAGATGGTTTGAGTCATTTTGAAGCTTCACATGAAAGCCCTTTTGGCTTGATCTCATCTTCGTGGAAAAGAACTGCTAAAGGTGTAGATTATGAGGTATTGGTTCCAGCAAACTCAACTGCAACAGTAGATATCCCCCTAATTTCCGGTAAGAAAATATACCTTGATGGAAAAGAATATAATGATAATCAGATAAAAATTAAAGCAGGGAAGTACCATTTCGAAATCAGGTAA
- a CDS encoding peptidoglycan recognition protein family protein, protein MSYSLTWLPKVLLDAGLKVAECPGWANSGRAEMGSVEGVLLHHTATTINSGNMPSLNTIIHGRAGANALTGPLAQLGLGRDGTYYIIAEGRCNHAGPGIWKGISAGNSHFIGIEAENRGDGKEPWPIIQQDAYARGVAAILKHINKGAEYCAGHKEYRLPKGAKNDPNFDMDEFRDKVRQILNGDSPPKFIPKAEPMGLFRSTLRRGIANDSPLVKSMQQKLKIEIDGFFGIHTETSVRAFQREQGLVPDGIVGPKTWKLIDDATV, encoded by the coding sequence ATGAGTTATTCACTAACATGGTTACCAAAAGTACTGCTTGATGCAGGTTTAAAAGTTGCAGAGTGCCCAGGCTGGGCAAATAGTGGCCGGGCAGAAATGGGATCTGTAGAAGGAGTATTGCTCCATCATACGGCAACAACGATAAACTCAGGAAATATGCCATCATTGAACACAATAATTCATGGAAGAGCAGGAGCAAACGCATTAACTGGTCCACTTGCCCAATTGGGTTTAGGGCGTGATGGTACTTATTATATCATTGCCGAAGGGCGATGCAACCATGCCGGCCCTGGAATTTGGAAAGGAATATCAGCGGGAAATTCTCATTTTATTGGCATTGAGGCGGAAAATCGTGGTGATGGAAAGGAGCCCTGGCCAATTATTCAACAAGATGCATATGCTAGGGGAGTTGCCGCAATTTTAAAACATATAAATAAAGGTGCAGAATATTGTGCTGGTCATAAAGAATATCGATTGCCTAAAGGCGCAAAAAATGACCCTAATTTTGATATGGATGAGTTTAGAGATAAGGTGAGGCAAATTTTGAATGGCGATTCACCACCAAAATTTATCCCTAAGGCTGAACCAATGGGACTTTTCAGATCTACCTTAAGAAGGGGAATTGCTAACGATAGTCCGTTAGTTAAAAGTATGCAGCAAAAGCTTAAAATCGAAATTGATGGGTTTTTTGGTATCCACACAGAAACTTCGGTAAGAGCGTTCCAGCGTGAACAAGGTTTGGTTCCTGACGGTATTGTTGGACCAAAAACTTGGAAATTAATTGATGATGCAACAGTTTAA
- a CDS encoding amidohydrolase family protein: MIDTHVHFWNYDSERDNWITENMAAIRKDFSPENLTSIFTDLSIGGCIAVQASQSEEENQFLLKLAEQNELIKGIVGWVDFLNPNLDERLTYWDSFKKIKGWRHILQAENTDFILNKTLISGIKQLKKYDYTYDLLVYHNQLPHIINMVDQIPDQPFVLDHCGKPDVKSQDFSAWAENIKILAENPNVHCKVSGLLAEADWKNWKEIEIFIAFDIIFENFGPSRIMYGSDWPVMLISRPYHDWFNLVRKYAERFSSSERKLIFEDNAKAFYSLS; this comes from the coding sequence TTGATAGATACGCATGTTCATTTTTGGAACTATGATTCTGAAAGAGATAATTGGATAACGGAAAATATGGCTGCGATTCGTAAGGATTTCAGTCCAGAAAATTTAACAAGTATTTTTACTGATTTAAGTATTGGAGGCTGCATAGCTGTTCAAGCTAGTCAATCTGAAGAAGAGAATCAGTTTTTATTAAAATTAGCGGAACAAAATGAATTGATAAAAGGCATCGTGGGCTGGGTTGATTTTTTAAATCCAAATTTGGACGAGCGCTTAACATATTGGGATAGCTTTAAAAAAATAAAAGGTTGGCGACATATTCTTCAAGCTGAAAATACTGATTTTATCCTTAATAAAACTCTTATTTCAGGAATTAAGCAATTGAAGAAATACGATTACACTTATGATTTATTGGTTTATCACAACCAATTACCACATATCATTAACATGGTTGATCAAATTCCTGATCAACCTTTTGTTTTAGACCATTGCGGCAAACCCGACGTGAAAAGTCAGGATTTTAGCGCTTGGGCAGAGAACATAAAGATTCTTGCTGAAAACCCTAACGTACATTGCAAAGTATCTGGTTTACTTGCCGAAGCCGATTGGAAAAACTGGAAAGAAATCGAAATTTTTATTGCCTTTGACATTATTTTTGAAAACTTTGGTCCGAGTAGAATTATGTATGGCAGCGATTGGCCCGTGATGTTAATTAGTCGCCCATACCATGATTGGTTCAATTTAGTGCGCAAATATGCAGAACGATTTTCCTCGTCTGAGAGAAAATTAATTTTTGAAGATAACGCCAAAGCATTTTATAGCCTTTCTTAA
- a CDS encoding L-rhamnose mutarotase — MKRYCLTLDLIPDEKLIKEYKQYHAEIWPEVKQSILNAGIIDMEIYLLSNRLFMIMEVNDEFSFDKKSEADLKNEKVQQWETLMWNYQQALPGAKIGEKWMLMDKIFKL; from the coding sequence ATGAAAAGATATTGCCTAACCCTCGATCTTATCCCAGATGAAAAGCTTATAAAAGAATACAAGCAATATCATGCCGAAATCTGGCCAGAAGTTAAGCAAAGCATCTTAAACGCAGGTATTATCGACATGGAAATTTATTTATTAAGCAATAGATTATTCATGATTATGGAAGTTAATGATGAATTTTCTTTTGATAAAAAATCTGAAGCTGATCTGAAGAATGAAAAAGTTCAGCAATGGGAAACCTTGATGTGGAATTATCAGCAAGCTTTACCTGGTGCAAAAATCGGTGAAAAATGGATGCTAATGGATAAAATTTTTAAGCTTTAA
- a CDS encoding fumarylacetoacetate hydrolase family protein: MKLIRFGEPGFEKPGVIIDDNYFDVSALVQDYNEEFFGGDGLENLKKAIESAELPTVDKNVRLGAALARPSKIICVGLNYRDHATETNAAIPTEPILFFKATSAIVGPNDDLTIPKTSKKTDWEVELAIVIGKKASYVNEENALEHIAGYVLHNDYSEREFQLERNGQWVKGKSCDTFAPIGPFIATPDEIEDVHNLRLWLTVNGKTLQDGNTSNLIFNVPFIVSYISQFMTLLPGDIISTGTPAGVGLGQKPEPWYLKDGDVVELGIDGLGTSKQIAKNYSANL; encoded by the coding sequence ATGAAATTAATAAGATTTGGCGAACCGGGCTTTGAAAAACCAGGAGTAATCATTGATGATAACTATTTCGATGTTTCTGCATTGGTGCAAGATTATAACGAAGAATTTTTTGGTGGCGATGGTTTAGAAAATTTAAAAAAAGCAATTGAATCAGCTGAGCTTCCAACGGTTGATAAAAATGTTCGCTTGGGTGCTGCACTAGCCCGCCCTTCAAAAATTATTTGCGTCGGCTTGAACTATAGAGATCATGCTACAGAAACAAATGCCGCAATACCAACCGAACCCATCTTGTTTTTTAAGGCTACATCAGCCATTGTTGGTCCGAATGATGATTTAACTATTCCAAAAACGAGTAAAAAGACAGATTGGGAAGTTGAATTGGCAATCGTGATCGGAAAAAAAGCAAGTTATGTAAACGAAGAAAATGCTTTAGAACATATCGCTGGTTACGTTTTACACAACGATTATAGTGAACGTGAGTTCCAATTGGAAAGAAATGGACAATGGGTTAAAGGTAAAAGCTGCGATACTTTTGCGCCAATAGGTCCGTTTATTGCAACGCCAGATGAAATTGAAGATGTACACAATCTTCGCCTTTGGCTAACTGTAAACGGCAAAACTTTACAGGATGGCAATACCTCAAATTTAATTTTTAATGTTCCATTTATCGTATCTTATATCAGTCAGTTTATGACTTTGTTACCTGGAGATATTATCTCAACAGGAACGCCGGCAGGTGTTGGCCTCGGACAAAAACCAGAGCCTTGGTATTTAAAGGATGGTGATGTTGTTGAATTAGGAATTGATGGATTAGGAACTAGCAAGCAAATTGCCAAAAATTATAGTGCTAATTTATAA
- a CDS encoding SDR family NAD(P)-dependent oxidoreductase yields the protein MFSLKDKKAVVTGGGSGIGKAIATILAKQGAEVHIIELGLEQAASTLSEIATNGGIAFSYACDVSDHQEVKSIFNKIGAINILVNNAGIAHIGKADTTEESDFDRVMKVNVKGVYNCLYAAIPQIRLAGGGVIVNMASIAALIGLPDRFAYSTAKGAVKAMTMSVAKDYIGENIRCNSISPARVHTPFVDGFLQKNYPDNIPEMFEKLSKTQPIGRMAKPEEIGALALYLCSDEAAFITGCDYPIDGGFTTLNN from the coding sequence ATGTTTTCATTAAAAGATAAAAAAGCAGTAGTAACAGGTGGAGGAAGCGGTATTGGTAAAGCAATTGCAACCATTTTAGCTAAACAAGGTGCTGAAGTTCATATTATCGAACTTGGTTTAGAACAGGCTGCATCAACACTTTCAGAAATTGCGACTAACGGTGGAATTGCTTTTAGTTACGCCTGTGATGTTTCTGACCATCAAGAAGTTAAATCCATATTTAATAAGATTGGCGCTATAAATATTTTAGTAAATAATGCCGGTATTGCACATATTGGCAAAGCTGATACTACAGAAGAATCTGATTTTGACCGCGTGATGAAAGTTAACGTTAAAGGTGTTTACAACTGTTTGTATGCTGCTATTCCTCAAATTCGTTTAGCCGGTGGAGGTGTAATTGTTAATATGGCATCAATTGCTGCGCTAATTGGATTGCCTGATCGTTTTGCATATAGCACCGCAAAAGGAGCCGTAAAAGCGATGACAATGAGTGTTGCCAAAGATTACATTGGAGAAAATATTCGCTGTAATTCAATTTCCCCAGCAAGGGTGCATACGCCTTTTGTTGATGGCTTTTTACAAAAAAACTATCCTGATAACATTCCAGAAATGTTTGAAAAACTTTCTAAAACCCAGCCTATCGGTCGAATGGCAAAACCTGAAGAAATTGGTGCATTAGCCCTTTATCTTTGTAGCGATGAAGCTGCTTTTATTACAGGCTGCGATTATCCAATTGACGGTGGATTTACAACATTGAATAACTAA
- a CDS encoding alpha-d-galacturonidase — MRRFLIFISCLFLSPIISSAIVTPKKNKTIYILSESSVRIKFGAERLSKALSSNGFEISVNKKSSLAKDKNGIYIGIVNDSFFKDLPDSIKVKAATVVKEGFVIFNNKESIFIIGADASGALYGCMDLADKINSNGKLPLNLSVADQPEMVLRGTCIGLQKPDYLPGHDVYEYPYTPESFPWLYDKAQWIRYLDMMVSNRYNSLYLWNGHPFSSLIKLKDYPYALEVSEETFKKNEEIFKFLTTEADKRGIWVIQMFYNIIIPKPFADKHGLKTQDRNRPIMPLIADYTRKSIASFVEKYPNVGLMVALGEAMEGVGQDDIDWFTKTIIPGVKDGLKAAGIKEEPPIVLRAHDTDAPSVMKAALPLYKNLYTENKFNGEALTTYAPRGAWAELNRKLAAIGTINISNVHILANLEPFRYGSADFIQKSVQAMNKIYGAKGLHLYPQSGYWDWPYTADKVAGRELQIDRDWIWYKEWGRYAWNSKRNRTDEINYWGKEIANQYGSDLAGGKAILNAYEESGEISPKLLRRYGITDGNRQTLTLGMLMTQLINPFRYNLFTLMYESEAPEGEMIIEYAEKEWKKQGHIGETPVQIAKEVVEHGKKAVASINEATASVTKDKDEFKRLKNDMYCYDAMANFYAEKVKAALWILRYKYSNKVSDLEQALPFLQKSVNFYADLVKLTNDNYLYANSMQTKQRKIPMRGVDKTFIHWKEMLPVFTTELDHFKHSIDSLKSVNGSIAAKVIPYQTAEVKILSADAKVYKLEKNASIFTDTIAIVKEIAEQIVGLKALGFSKTEQIKNGTEIRFTTPKAVKLMIGFFNEKNPKYLAPPQLEIDASANDYGQSEIKISNGIVINGFPPANVHTYSFAAGTHTLKLAKGACLVLGFIDDKQELRIFNAGLDGRGKDIDWLFE; from the coding sequence ATGAGAAGATTTCTGATTTTTATTTCCTGTTTATTCTTATCTCCAATTATTTCTAGTGCAATCGTTACGCCTAAAAAAAATAAGACTATCTATATCTTATCTGAAAGTAGTGTTCGTATAAAATTTGGTGCAGAACGATTATCAAAAGCATTATCTAGTAATGGTTTCGAGATTTCCGTTAATAAAAAATCATCACTCGCTAAAGATAAAAATGGCATTTACATCGGTATTGTTAACGACTCGTTTTTTAAAGATCTACCTGATTCTATAAAAGTTAAAGCGGCCACGGTGGTGAAAGAAGGATTCGTAATTTTTAATAACAAAGAATCTATTTTTATTATCGGTGCAGATGCTTCAGGAGCGCTGTATGGATGTATGGATTTAGCGGATAAAATAAATTCAAACGGAAAATTGCCGCTAAATTTATCGGTGGCTGATCAACCTGAAATGGTTTTAAGAGGAACATGTATCGGACTTCAAAAACCAGATTATTTGCCTGGACATGATGTTTATGAATATCCATATACACCAGAATCTTTCCCTTGGCTTTATGATAAAGCGCAGTGGATTAGGTATTTAGATATGATGGTTTCAAATCGATATAATTCTCTATACCTGTGGAATGGTCATCCATTTTCTTCGCTTATAAAACTAAAAGATTATCCTTATGCGCTTGAGGTAAGTGAGGAAACATTCAAAAAAAACGAAGAAATATTTAAGTTTTTAACTACCGAGGCTGATAAACGCGGTATTTGGGTGATTCAAATGTTTTACAATATTATCATTCCTAAACCATTTGCAGACAAACATGGCTTAAAAACCCAAGATCGAAATCGCCCGATAATGCCTTTAATTGCTGATTATACAAGAAAATCTATCGCGTCATTTGTGGAAAAATATCCAAATGTTGGTTTAATGGTTGCGCTTGGCGAAGCGATGGAAGGTGTAGGACAAGATGATATTGATTGGTTTACAAAAACCATTATTCCGGGAGTAAAAGACGGTTTAAAGGCTGCAGGAATTAAGGAAGAACCTCCAATTGTGTTACGGGCACATGATACAGATGCACCAAGCGTGATGAAAGCGGCGTTGCCATTATATAAAAATCTTTATACTGAAAATAAATTTAATGGCGAGGCTTTAACTACTTATGCACCTCGTGGCGCTTGGGCAGAATTGAATAGAAAGTTAGCGGCTATCGGAACGATCAATATTTCAAATGTTCACATTTTAGCAAATTTGGAGCCTTTTAGATATGGTTCTGCAGATTTTATTCAGAAATCTGTGCAGGCGATGAATAAAATTTATGGTGCAAAAGGTTTGCATTTATATCCACAATCTGGTTATTGGGATTGGCCATATACGGCAGATAAAGTTGCTGGAAGAGAACTTCAAATAGACCGCGATTGGATTTGGTATAAGGAATGGGGAAGATATGCATGGAATTCGAAACGAAATCGTACGGATGAAATAAATTATTGGGGTAAAGAAATTGCCAATCAATATGGATCTGATTTAGCTGGTGGTAAGGCAATTCTAAATGCTTACGAAGAATCTGGAGAAATTTCGCCGAAGCTTTTGCGTCGTTATGGAATTACAGACGGGAATAGACAAACCTTGACTTTAGGAATGTTAATGACGCAGTTGATCAACCCTTTCCGTTACAATCTTTTCACTTTAATGTATGAATCTGAAGCGCCTGAGGGCGAAATGATTATTGAATACGCTGAAAAGGAATGGAAGAAACAAGGTCATATAGGCGAAACTCCAGTTCAAATTGCGAAGGAAGTTGTAGAACATGGTAAAAAAGCAGTAGCTTCTATTAATGAGGCAACTGCAAGCGTTACGAAAGATAAAGACGAATTTAAAAGGCTAAAAAACGACATGTATTGCTATGATGCCATGGCAAATTTTTATGCAGAAAAGGTGAAAGCTGCTCTGTGGATTTTACGGTATAAATATTCAAATAAGGTTTCAGATTTAGAACAGGCATTGCCTTTTCTTCAAAAAAGCGTAAATTTTTATGCTGATCTGGTTAAGCTTACAAATGATAATTATCTGTATGCGAACAGTATGCAAACTAAACAGCGCAAAATACCAATGCGTGGCGTAGATAAAACATTTATTCATTGGAAAGAAATGCTGCCCGTTTTTACAACAGAACTTGATCATTTTAAGCATAGTATCGATTCTTTAAAATCTGTAAATGGTAGTATTGCTGCGAAAGTTATTCCTTATCAGACAGCCGAAGTAAAAATCTTATCAGCTGATGCAAAAGTTTATAAGCTTGAGAAAAACGCTTCGATTTTCACGGATACTATAGCAATTGTTAAGGAAATTGCTGAACAGATAGTTGGCCTTAAAGCATTAGGATTTAGTAAGACAGAGCAGATAAAAAATGGAACAGAAATAAGATTTACGACACCAAAAGCTGTCAAATTGATGATTGGATTTTTCAACGAGAAAAATCCTAAATACCTGGCGCCACCTCAATTAGAAATAGATGCAAGTGCTAATGATTACGGACAATCGGAAATTAAAATTTCGAATGGAATTGTGATCAATGGTTTTCCGCCAGCAAATGTTCATACTTATTCTTTTGCAGCGGGTACACATACTTTAAAGCTGGCAAAAGGAGCATGTTTGGTTTTAGGTTTTATCGATGATAAACAAGAATTAAGAATATTTAATGCAGGTTTAGATGGGCGTGGAAAAGATATAGACTGGTTATTTGAATAA
- a CDS encoding MGH1-like glycoside hydrolase domain-containing protein yields MKKLKIYLSTTLFSLIAITSFGQQKSILGTIKLKKYVEYFNSIDTEAVKNFVPNADAFKWLEANVPLLDCPDSVIEQNYYYRWWTYRKHLVKTPDGFIFTEFIEPVKHAGKYNSISCALGHHIYEGRWLKNNDYLKDYIKFWLYHADVGQTKQRFHQFSSWVDDAVYQNNLVNPDQEFLKSILPALDADYAKWEKERQLKDGLFWQNDVKDGMEESISGSRKDQNRRPTISSYMYGNAMALSNIGALLNDEAIKSKYTAKAETLKKLVQDSLWNSTSSFFETKKPKGGFANVREAIGFTPWDFNLPDDKAIYAKAWNQLLDTAGFKSPWGIITAERRDPTFRTRGTGHSCEWDGALWPFASSQTLKGLSNLLTNYKNHGKMNSKVFYNELHQFAASHVKNGKPYIGEYQDEKNGDWLKGDNPRSSFYNHSTFCDLVINDLIGIKPRQDNILEIYSLIPKGKWDWFMLDNVSYHNKTVSLLWDKTGKKYNKGKGFYIYVDGKVVHQSKDFKPVKVEMK; encoded by the coding sequence ATGAAAAAATTAAAAATATATTTATCTACCACACTTTTTTCGCTGATAGCGATAACAAGTTTTGGGCAACAAAAATCAATTTTAGGTACAATAAAGTTGAAAAAGTATGTTGAATATTTTAATTCAATAGACACGGAAGCAGTTAAAAATTTTGTTCCGAATGCCGATGCCTTTAAATGGTTGGAAGCTAACGTTCCTTTGTTGGATTGCCCTGATTCGGTTATTGAACAAAATTACTACTACCGATGGTGGACATATCGTAAACACTTGGTAAAAACTCCCGACGGATTTATTTTTACCGAATTTATTGAGCCCGTTAAACATGCCGGGAAATATAATTCCATTAGCTGTGCTTTAGGTCACCATATTTATGAAGGTCGGTGGCTAAAAAACAATGATTACTTAAAAGATTACATCAAGTTTTGGTTGTATCATGCTGATGTCGGTCAGACAAAGCAGCGTTTTCATCAGTTTAGCAGTTGGGTTGATGATGCTGTTTACCAAAATAATTTAGTAAATCCTGATCAGGAATTTTTAAAAAGTATACTTCCAGCTTTGGATGCAGATTATGCTAAATGGGAAAAAGAGCGTCAGTTAAAAGACGGACTTTTTTGGCAAAACGATGTGAAGGATGGTATGGAAGAATCGATTAGCGGGTCGAGAAAAGACCAAAACAGAAGGCCAACCATTAGCAGTTATATGTATGGAAATGCAATGGCATTGAGCAATATTGGTGCTTTATTGAACGATGAAGCCATTAAATCTAAATATACTGCAAAAGCTGAAACACTCAAAAAATTGGTTCAAGATAGTTTGTGGAATTCGACTTCATCCTTTTTTGAAACGAAAAAACCTAAAGGTGGTTTTGCAAATGTTAGGGAAGCGATAGGTTTTACGCCTTGGGATTTTAACTTGCCAGATGATAAAGCGATTTACGCAAAAGCCTGGAATCAATTGTTAGATACTGCAGGATTTAAATCTCCTTGGGGAATAATAACCGCAGAGCGAAGAGACCCAACATTTCGAACTCGAGGAACCGGACACAGCTGTGAATGGGATGGTGCGTTATGGCCTTTTGCAAGTTCACAGACGTTAAAAGGACTTTCAAATTTACTGACGAATTATAAAAACCATGGCAAGATGAATTCAAAAGTTTTTTATAATGAATTACATCAATTTGCAGCATCACATGTAAAAAATGGCAAACCATATATTGGCGAATATCAGGATGAAAAAAATGGAGATTGGTTGAAAGGTGATAATCCGAGAAGCAGTTTCTATAATCATTCTACCTTCTGCGATTTAGTTATAAATGACTTAATTGGAATCAAGCCAAGACAAGATAATATCCTAGAAATTTATTCATTAATTCCAAAAGGAAAATGGGATTGGTTTATGTTGGATAACGTTTCATATCATAATAAAACAGTCAGCTTGCTTTGGGATAAAACTGGCAAAAAATATAATAAAGGAAAGGGTTTTTATATTTATGTTGATGGTAAAGTAGTTCATCAATCAAAAGACTTTAAGCCAGTTAAAGTTGAAATGAAATAA